tcaattgttaccagggattttttttcaaatcttcaTTGCCCCAATCAGCAAATCATTGGTTGTACTTTTATGCtcttataatcatgataattcaGAGGCCGATTTAGAGGGGGTGGGGGAACTGGcagtgggaaaaatttggttgattaaacaGGGATTCACTGAAGCATCTATGGAGCAGGCCAGGCCCCCTCATGTGCAGTCAGTGGGtacccacttatgaaaatttctggatccaccactgtaATTTATTAGTAAGCAtgtattcatcatgttcatgtacatgtacatttgtacattatcatgattataatgaTGTAAATGTActtgcaaaacaaaaatcataatatatatcattttaaacttgaacatgttgaacatgttaaaagcatgaaaaggtttataattgattttaaagtgttttaaatTAGATTCTTTATTATTGGGTTATGTAcaaatgatgtacatgtatacatattaatttatatttaagctTTTTGCCAAAGAAAGAAGAAAGGAGATGAAAAAACTAACAAAAGGATTAACAAATAACAAGCAGAATCCAGGATTTGACAAAAGCCTGTTTGATGCTGCAGagtattattttgaaaatggtaatacatacatttatatgtcatgtatgtaataaATTTGTGTATAAATCAGATTTCCACATGACATTCATCAGCCAGGGTTCACCAAAGACTGAAAATTGAGGGAAGGGATGTCACATTTCACTACTAGTGTGAAGTCTTTTGCATTCCTCCTTGGACAtaaatttttcaagaaaaatagaTACACCTTTATCAAATTACTAATGtgaaatatgttaaaattggTCATACATGTCATAGCACAGCATCCCAAACCATTATAATTGTCCAGAGAATGTTAAAAACACTGAACGCTATGACTCATATGTAACAGTCAACTCATGTTAAAATTAGTCAAAACAGAACAATCAAAATcatgaaacattaaaatttacaacAGAACAGTCAAATCATGTTACAATTAAAGTCATGACAGATTGTGGAAACCATATTTCATGTTATGCATCAAATGGGTTGACGTTTTGCTCATTTGTGAAGACTGTGCTGTGATTTATTGTAgtttacatttgtacatctACATCATTTTgtgtcttattggcaattatcagatcataccacatctccttatttttattacaacagtcaaactcatgttTCATTATCAATTGAACAATGTTGAAGAGAGTTTTCTGTAaagtttagaaataaaaaaaaatgaattttcaattCTAGCCAACATGCATATATACAGCATTGACTTATTGGACAGATATGTTGAATTATTCAATATGCTCATTTGACAtacatatgtaatatatatattaaatacattttgtatttaaggtTTGAGAAAAGTGTACCCAtactattttacattttcatcatATTGTAAACAGCGATGGAATGGTAAAACAGTACTAGACATCTTTACTAAAGACTTCCATGGAACAGAAACCGAGGAATATGTAAGTCTTCATAAAAACacatgtacttttatttatttcatacttAAATCTTTATTAATTTCAGTGGTCTTGCTAGCCACAAATAGAAGGGCGCCGCGCCCTGGGTGCCCTCAGTCGCACCCTAAGTGCCTTCATCCGCGCCCTTCTGCCCTAAcgtcattttccaaaattctcTTGTGCCGTTTTGGTAAAATTGCCTTTTTTCATCGATTTCTGATCTCAAAATTAATTACATATATGATACCTGTGTGATTGCCCCCAGGTTAATCATGTCATTACAATCAATTACAATGATTAAGACTTCAAAGGTGTTAATAACTAGGTAATTTAATTAGGACAATGTATCTTTTTGTCATACATGTAATGAATGTGTCAGAAGTGTGTTTAGCTTGGGTGGGCATTTCCGATCTTCAAGTCACAATGAAAGTGTATAAATGAAGACTTTCATGACTTTAGAAATGAATTTAagtcatcaaaataaaactatgcCTTCACAGAAATGCCTCCCATCTCAAATTGTTAGCGACAAGCatagtttttgtcgagcctgcaacttttgttgcagaaagctcgacatagggatagtgatccgtcGGCGGCGGGGGCGacgttagctcacttcttaaaagccttatattttagaaggtggaagacttggatgcttcatactttgtatatagatgcttcatgttacgaagtttccgtcagtcacatgtccaatgtccttgacctcattttcatggttcagtgaccacttgaaaaaaagttcagattttttgtaatgttgaattctctcttattataagtaggTAATAGGATgactatatttgatatgtgcgtaccttgcaaggtcctcatgtctgtcagacagttttcacttgaactcgacctcatttcatggatcagtgaacaaggttaagttttggtggtcaagtccatatctcagatactataagcaatagggcttgtatattcagtgtatggaaggactgtaaggtgtacatgtccaactggcaggtgtcctctgaccttgacctcattttcatggttcattggttatagttaagtttttgtgttttggtgtgtTTTTCTCGTACTAAATGCAACAGGTCTactgtatttgttgtatggaatgattgtaaggtgtacatgacTACATGTCTAGCCGGCAGATGTCAtgtgacctcgacctcattttcatggttcagtgatcaaagttaagtttttgagttttggtctttttatctaatactatatgccatacGATTacgtcaactatatttggtgtatggaaatatttaatgatctttatgtcagtcgggcaggttttatttgaccgtgacctcattttcacggttcattgcacagtgttaagtttttgtgttttggtttatttttcttcaactataagtaataggtcaactatatatgttgtatagaagcattgttagctgtatatgtctgcctggcatggttcatctgaccttgacctcattttcaaggttcattggtctttgtttagttatcttgattaatgttaagtttatgtgacagttgtaataaagctttatacttaggactatcaacataatatcaataattagtacagaaggcgagacatttcagcgtgtgcactcttgttaattAACGCAAACAATTTGGAAATTGATTTTGGAGTTACTTCCCCTGATTTAGCTTATTACAAATTTGTGCCCTAAAAATATTATCTAgtatcaaaaaattaaataaataaccaattgaatatataataacataataatGTTACGTAAGGATATTAACTGTCtttgaacatataaaaaaatatatattgcaatTTCTTTTTGATAATTACACTTTTACCAATCCATGTTCTAAACATTGATAAATTAGTAATACACTTGAAATAATACTCCAAATGTATTTAAggctgtatttttttatatgaataattagacaataatagtgtcttgaaatatgaaatttatttgtatgaggcttagaaacgggaaaatgcgaggttctaccgagcattttcgtttctcgtttcgtgccgaatacaaataaatttcatatttcaagacacaatacgtatattgtctttatactgaaatcgaaaaaaaatatttgaaaaatgaaaaaactatgtaacaaaaattgttaaaaaagtgtttggaatttccctcttggggtaccattttggggtatttccctatgagcGTAGTCCAGGCGGTAAAACATTGACATATAAaaggaattagaaagggaaaatgaactaaattgataacatttgataaccatggtatataaataaccaatttgaagacataaaagtttaaattcattgacgtataaagcttatgtttatacatatagctttatctgtatagtaaaatagctgattgcagtataaaaaaaaaatatactgtctGACAATGGGTAGAGTGAAGTTAAGCTATAAAAAACATTacacaaacaatgaaataaagacTATGGTTGAAatgtatctttttatttaaaaaaacccacaacaTATACAGTGAAAAAAGAGATTCCTAACTCGTgatacacacagaaacagagACAAAAGAATTAGCAGTGCTTTTTCTTATCATAAAAAGTGCCCTGCCCTCCACTGGCACCCTGTCCCTTTTGATTTCTAGCTAGAGCACTAAATTTCAtactttaatctttatttatttcatactttaatctttatttatttcatactttaatctttatttatatcatactttaatcttaatttatttcatactttaatctttatttatttcatactttaatctttatttatttcatactttaatctttatttatttcatactttaatctttatttatttcatactttattctttatttatttcatactttattctttatttatttcatactttattctttattaatttcatactttaatctttattaatttcatactttaatctttatttatttcatactttaatctttatttatttcttactttaatctttatttatttcatactttattctttatttatttcatactttaatctttatttattacactttaatctttatttatttcatactttaatctttattcatttcatactttaatctttatttatttcatactttaatctttctttatttcatactttaatctttatttatttcatactttaatctttctttatttcatactttaatctttctttatttcatactttaatctttctttatttcatactttaatctttatttatttcatactttaatctttctttatttcatactttaatctttctttatttcatactttaatctttctttatttcatacttcaatctttctttatttcatactttaatctttctttatttcatactttaatctttatttatttcatactttaatctttattaatttcatactttaatctttatttatttcatactttaatctttatttatttcatactttaatctttatttatttcatactttaatctttatttatttcatactttaatctttatttatttcatactttaatctttatttatttcatactttaatctttattaatttcatactttaatctttatttatttcatactttaatctttattaatttcatactttaatctttatttatttcatactttaatctttatttatttcatactttaatctttatttatttcatactttaatctttattcatttcatactttaatctttatttatttcatactttaatctttattaatttcatactttaatctttatttatttcatactttaatctttatttatttcatactttaatctttatttatttcatactttattctttatttatttcatactttaatctttatttatttcatactttattctttatttatttcatactttaatctttatttatttcatactttaatctttatttatttcatactttaatctttatttatttcatgactttaatctttatttatttcatgacTTTAATCTTCATGCACttttgtgaaataatttttattgatgactcacagaaataaacatgttcatccatgtacatgtacatgtagctacACATTTTAGGTAACACAACATGCGTATATGTCATTGCATCAACTTACTAAACTTGAGAAAGGAAATAGTAATGTATtaaaagagacaataacctGGCCCCATAGCAGAAAGAATCCCAAACccaccaatgggttttcaacACAGCTGTAAAATCCCACACCCAGAGGCAgacttcagctggcccctaaacaaaaatatttacctgttaactgaaaatatatatgtcacaCGAAACTCAGAAACATGTAAAtgaactcaaattaaaaaaaatcatacaagaataacaaaggACAGAAGTTCCTGATTTAGGATAAGTACAAAAAAACCTGACATGGTTGAACATGTTTAGTGAGATCTTAATACCCCCTATACCTcaagccaatgtagaataaccAAACACACAGCAaaatgcacagtaaaactcagtttataAGAAGACAGAGCTGTCTGATGTTAGAATAGGTTACAAAAAAGACTAAGAAAagtgacaatgatacataaattagcAAAGGACTACAGgtagttttataaataaagagagtaaaatgttataaatactATTGCCTttcaaaaattatcatatttatccCTATAGCTACCCATTTAAGTGAACATAgcatacattttttcattgaataaaCTTTATAATTACCAACCGTGTCAAGTTTCCTTTTTAATAACCACTTGGGCATATGGCGAgtctataaataaatcaaagacAAGTCTTCTTGACCTAATAACatcttaattttgttattttactatgTTACTGTTATCTTATAGATTGATGCTATAGAGAGTGGTAGAGTAACAGTAAATGGTAAACCAGTATCAATTGATTACAAAGTgaaaaatcatgattttctGGAACATACTCTTCATAGGTAAATTGTAATAAGAATGTTTTCAGTTGAGATAAATCTGcttattgatataagaaaatatggtatgagtgccaattagacaacttgtttatggcgttcattatcactgaactagtatatatttgtttaggggccagctgaaggacgcctcggggtgcggaaatttctcatTGCatttaagacctgttggtgaccttctgctcttgtctgctctatggtcgggttttgttgtctctttggcacaatccccatttccattctcaattttattttacctgAAACGTCTATGATGTATAAAAAATAGTGAACAAATTTCAAAGCAAGTTTTTAAATTGCTTTTCATCATCTACAATGCTACATGCATTTCTTCTTGAATTAGTTAAAACTTGACCTTTAAGATGAATtagatgtaaataaacaaagCATACATAGCTGGAAAGTTAGTTTTTATTGAGTGTCAGtaaaaattaattcaatttaCAAAGACTTAATCCATGacataaatattcataaaatgtaaTTGATTGGCTAACAATGAAAGTTGTAATtgcatattgttattgtaaaaCAAGCAACAGTGGACAATGGTACTACATATcacttgtaaatataaaaatatgaaaatgtggcattattgccaatgagacaactctccacaagatgacacagaaattaataactataggtcagagtgcatccttcaacaatgagtaaaacccataccgcatagtcagctataaaatgccctgaaatgacaaatgtgacACAATTTGAACGAGAGTATAAGAACAGATAGGTTAATATCATTACTCTACCATTTTCAGACATGAGAACCCTGTTAGTGGAAGTCCATTAAAGATTATCCATGACGATAAAGATGTTGTAGTGATTAACAAGCCACCTTCCATTCCATGCCATCCCTGTGGTAGATATAGATTTAATTCTATAGCCTTTATACTAGGCAAAGAATATGGATATCCTAATCTTAGAAGTAAGTGTAGTTATCAACAAGCCACCATCCATTCTATGCCATCCCTGTGGTAGATATAGGTTTAATTCTATAGCCTTTATACTCTAGGCAAAGAGTATGGATATCCTAATCTTAGAAGTAAGTGTAGTTATCAACAAGCCACCATCCATTCTATGCCATCCCTGTGGTAGACATAGATTTAATTCTATAACCTTTATACTAGGCAAACATAATGGACATCCTAATCTTAGAAGTAAgtttttgtacatacatgtatcttcatGTAGTTATGACTCaataatttcaatgtttttcctgcatatatatataagacttATTAGTGGCACCTAAAGCAGTTGGAAAAATTAATTAGgaacgaaattgaagagcattaaatacaaaatattcaattagTTGTCACCACCTAGCTTAAATCAcactaacaataaaaaaaaaacgaaaaaaaaacccagaagtTTTGGACTGCTTCCCATGTGGTGTCTTTATTGCTTATTTCATGCTTAAATTGTTATTCCTTCTAATATTAGTGATATAACATCTTCAATAGATCatggaattttaattttttatttacaattagtaactttttcaatacaccttatcgctatttgtccgccattactggacatcacacaagttcccgtaaaattttgacatcataatagaaaatatctgacgccacaatggaaaagagattgttgtatgacgtcaaaagttcaagcggaaCAGATTCTTGGGTCAAGCggaaatagcgataaggtgtattaaaAAGCCGTGCCAAAAATTGATGAATGTACATGTAAGCTAAACCCTGCAGTTTGGATATAGAAATTCATCAATTGATTATTCCTTGTTTTCTGGcaacttttaattttacaaataaataaacaaaaatttccTTGTTTAAAcctttcatcatgttcatagtTATTTATCTGTCATGTCaatgaaatcaatatatatatactttgacTATCTTGTTTCAGATATTTATAGATTAGATCGCCTGACATCAGGTGTTTTAATATTAGCTAAAACACCAGAAAAAACAAGGCAACTTGAAGATGAAATATTTGGTAAACATGTACAAAAGGAATATGTTTGTCGTGTAGTTGGAGAATTTCCAAAGTAAGTTTAATGTTATGGAAAGGACAATGAAGTTAGGTTGcttgttattttgtttgaatatttctactttctagtagtaagtgtattttctgtttgaattcaaaatggaaaatctgaaattaacacaaacttaaaaaatatttcagttttatatatttgatcatCTCAACCCAAAAATTTGGATTTCATTCAATTTTTCCTCGATATTAGAACCTACTTAAATAAATCCATAGCAGTATGTTAGTTTTAAGAGCATTTCTCAAAATTGTGTATCGAAAATAACCAATCCGGCTGCAATGTTAAAAGTATATACTTAAAAAATTCCTCCCTGTCTTATCTGATACAAGAATATATGTCCTGAAATCTAAGGGATCCATTTTGTGTGAATTAGTATTGTAACATTGATTTATATAGCTGTTATGAATAGAAATTCATGGTgttattttatcttaaaatgcaTGTTTCTTTTCAGAGAAGAATTAACTTGTGATCAACCACTTGACCTTATCAGCCACAAAATTTCCATGATGAGGGTAAAATCTCCTGGTAAACCAAGTAAAACTGTTTTTCAGAGATTAAGTTATAACGGAAAATCCAGTGTTGTCAGATGTAAGTTcagaattaaataaatgtattaataaGTTGTGGTTTAACTGTTAATTCAGATTAATCAGGTAACAAAATGTTCTCatccttttttaaaatacaattttatcagTCTTATTAAGTGTTCCATCATGTCCATGGGCAGACATTAATATCGCCAAAACAAGAAGAAAATGATTAAtcagaagaaatatttttttaacatttggaTATTTGTTTTAGGATTTGTGTATCTTTTTCTTATTAGAGCCTTTTATTTCAGGTTTACCCTATACTGGAAGGACACATCAGATAAGAGTACACCTGCAGTTCTTAGGTAATAATGGTAGCAGAAAGTTGTTATTATTTAGAAACAGAtcctttttatgccccacctaagatagtagaggggcattatgttttctggtctgtgcctccgtacGTCCGTTcttcccgcttcaggttaaagtttttggtcaaggtagtttttgatgaatttgaagtctaatcaacttgaaacttagtacacatgttccccatgatatgatctttctaatttttaaaccaaattaaacttttgaccccaatttcacggtccactgaacatagaaaatgaaagtgcatgtttcaggttaaagtttttggtcaaggtagtttttgatgaagttgaagtccaatcaacttgaaacttagtacacatgttccttatgatattatctttctaattttaatgccttattatattttttatccaatttcatggtccattgaacatggaaaaaaatagtgcgagtggggcattcatgtactttggacacatccTTGTTTATAaatcctttgattttgccatttgattagggactttctgttttgaattttccacggaTTTgagtgtttttgtgattttacttttttattatgaagagatattgaataaatcaatacattgtaaatgtttaatttgatatcaTACTTTTTGATTTACATGAACTGCTAGAAAGAGCTTTattacgaccgcaaaatttgaaaaaaaatttgtcgtatattgctatcacgttggcgtcgtcgtctgcgtcatcgtcatcgtcgtcgtcgtcggcggaatacttttagttttcacactctaacattttaggaattaggggccaaaaagggcccaaataagcattttcttggttttcgcactataactttagtttatgttaatagaaatctatgaaattttgacacaaggttaatgaccacaaaagaaaggttgggattgattttgggagttttggtttcaacagtttaggaattaggggccaaaaaagggcccaaataagcattattcttggttttcgaacaataactttagtttaagtaaatagaaatcaatgaaatttaaacacaatgttaagttttggaataagggaaagggggatgtgattaaaaaaattgggttcaatttttctaatttgaaattcataaataaaaagaaaatttcttcaaacatttttttgagaggattaatattcaacagcatagtgaattgctctaagagaaaacaaaaattttaagttcattagaacacattcattctgtgtcagaaacctatgctgtgtcaactatttaatcacaattcaaatttagagctgaatccagcttgaatgttgtgtccatacttgccccaaccgttctgggttcaacctctgcggtcgtataaagctacgccctgcggagcatctggtttaaaaGCTCAGAACATCCTCCAGCATGCTCAAAGCATCCTCATAAGAATAGATATAGGACTGTATTTCCCTCATTATAAATTACAAGGGGTTCATAGAAAGACAGCTATCtgcatatatataacattttataacatatGTCTATACTAAGTCAACATATATAACAGCTCGcttaataataaagaagatttgattaaaaattaagtCTGTTTATGGCATTCTACACCTGTCCCATTATTATCCATTAGTCAAAAAGTAATGTGCAACAAACATGGTCTTTCAACTCTTTTTAGAAGACTAAATCCATTTGTGGTTAAAATTTGGAATCACATATTtcctataaaaacaacattcaaTCACATTCCAATAAACAAGACATGCATGAAGAAATGTTATTTCACTACATGAAcaactgatttcaaatatctTCTTAAAAGATGCAAGCTATATGTGTTAAACTTGTGGTgtaatttttgttaattattcaaCTTGTTTCAGTTTTCCACTGCACATATATTCTTTCCATTAATTCCTTGTTTGAATTAGCTTTTTTAGCTGTAAatatcataattaaaaataagacCCAACATTGTGTAAcacaattattaaatatttattgtggCACAAGATGATAATgctactattttattttcaggttaTCCAATAGTAAATGACCCTTTATATAATAGTCCAGCTTTTGGACCCAATAGAGGAAAAGGTGGTGAATTCTGGAAATCTGATACAGAGGTAGGGTCTTACGAGAATACAAGCTAGTTTTCCTTTCCTTAATCTTACTTCTCACCAGAAGTTGCATAAAGCCTCTTTGCTGATATTCCACCCTTTTCTATCTTGTGCCGAAAGTTTTAGACCCACTTAATATGTGGGTTTCATGAAAAGGCGCCTAGTTTGTTATATATATCCATATTAGAATTGAAGGATTTGAGAAAGCttaatttaagatattttttatctGGGTTTTGAAAgggagacgaaagataccaaaagaaaattaaaaagtccaaaacaaactgacaatgtaatTGGAAAATATGAAGAATGACGAACATGATGAAAAGACTAACAACAATACACATAACACAACTTACAAAACTATAGACAGGCCCTACTACCTAAAACTGGGTGTGATCCCAGGCCCTCaagaagggtaagcaaatcgTTGTATTTATGATAGAATGAAATTGCTTTCAATTTTAAGATCTGAAATCTGAATTAATAACTGAATTCAAATTCATGATATATCATATGTAGAGTAAACTGGAtcttaaattactgaaataactattatgatttcaaatatttactttcCTTTGAATCTGTGAgcatgaaattgaaattttcctcCAAACTTTTTAACAGATCACAGATGAAATACAGAATTTACATAGTGTTGGTTTATGGTATGATGGAGAAAACCCACTCTATCATAAAAGATTgaaggaaataaaagaaaatcaagtTACTCAAgagataaaagaaaatatagatgGTACAATCTGTG
This is a stretch of genomic DNA from Mytilus trossulus isolate FHL-02 chromosome 6, PNRI_Mtr1.1.1.hap1, whole genome shotgun sequence. It encodes these proteins:
- the LOC134720949 gene encoding pseudouridylate synthase RPUSD2-like; this translates as MHIHLFSTHGRHTSSVLLNCLKTLRQSETFISTMSDLTAPKQTIDGEDAIQEPVLSKRAQRKQKRLFAKERRKEMKKLTKGLTNNKQNPGFDKSLFDAAEYYFENGLRKVYPYYFTFSSYCKQRWNGKTVLDIFTKDFHGTETEEYIDAIESGRVTVNGKPVSIDYKVKNHDFLEHTLHRHENPVSGSPLKIIHDDKDVVVINKPPSIPCHPCGRYRFNSIAFILGKEYGYPNLRNIYRLDRLTSGVLILAKTPEKTRQLEDEIFGKHVQKEYVCRVVGEFPKEELTCDQPLDLISHKISMMRVKSPGKPSKTVFQRLSYNGKSSVVRCLPYTGRTHQIRVHLQFLGYPIVNDPLYNSPAFGPNRGKGGEFWKSDTEITDEIQNLHSVGLWYDGENPLYHKRLKEIKENQVTQEIKENIDGTICDVKSTDSETKTEIESSQSGTKKGSIYNDTEIDSLEPKEKKAKFDHTETGDKIGYIAEVTLTENSSGSEVKSESCLDEDKIICCNSESLDNDREDSCSVTKVGMERKIVYPTFDETKWIPNEHCSSCKRNYIDPGPKDLVMYLHALSYKGSDWGFCTELPEWAKEDWVDDTSQ